The proteins below come from a single Geobacillus thermoleovorans genomic window:
- the thiM gene encoding hydroxyethylthiazole kinase yields MANWHEWAELLERVREENPLVHNITNVVVTNWTANGLLALGASPVMAYAKEEVGEMAKLAGALVLNIGTLNDKEVEAMLVAGQAANEAGVPVIFDPVGAGATRYRTETARRIAEQVKLAVIRGNAAEIANMIGEAWTIKGVDAGGGSGDRVALAKRAAEQLGAVVVITGKEDVVADGQTTYLIQNGHPLLTKVTGAGCLLTSVIGAFAAVERDAAAAAVAALVYYGVAAEQAAAKAGERGPGSFQTAFLDALAYTSVDDVKRHGRVEQR; encoded by the coding sequence ATGGCCAATTGGCATGAATGGGCGGAACTGCTCGAGCGGGTAAGAGAGGAGAATCCGCTCGTCCATAATATCACGAATGTCGTTGTGACGAATTGGACGGCGAATGGATTGCTTGCGCTTGGCGCTTCACCGGTGATGGCGTATGCGAAAGAGGAAGTGGGCGAGATGGCGAAGCTCGCTGGAGCGCTTGTCCTCAATATTGGGACGTTGAATGACAAAGAGGTGGAAGCGATGCTTGTCGCCGGCCAGGCAGCCAATGAAGCCGGCGTGCCGGTCATTTTCGACCCGGTCGGGGCCGGGGCCACGCGCTACCGGACGGAGACGGCGCGCCGCATCGCGGAACAAGTCAAGCTTGCCGTGATCCGTGGCAATGCGGCGGAGATCGCCAATATGATTGGTGAGGCGTGGACGATTAAAGGAGTCGATGCCGGCGGCGGCAGCGGCGATCGAGTGGCGTTGGCCAAACGGGCGGCGGAGCAGCTCGGCGCCGTTGTCGTGATTACTGGAAAAGAGGACGTCGTTGCGGACGGACAGACGACGTATCTTATTCAGAACGGCCATCCGTTGTTGACGAAAGTGACCGGAGCGGGCTGCTTGCTGACATCGGTCATCGGAGCGTTTGCGGCCGTTGAGCGCGATGCGGCGGCAGCGGCGGTGGCTGCGCTTGTGTATTACGGCGTCGCAGCGGAGCAGGCGGCGGCCAAAGCCGGGGAGCGCGGACCGGGCAGCTTCCAGACGGCGTTTTTGGACGCGTTGGCGTATACAAGCGTCGATGATGTCAAACGGCATGGCCGGGTGGAACAACGGTAA
- the thiD gene encoding bifunctional hydroxymethylpyrimidine kinase/phosphomethylpyrimidine kinase has product MVYKALTIAGSDSGGGAGIQADLKTFQELGVFGMSAITAVTAQNTLGVQGVYPLSAEAVAAQIESVAADLGADAVKTGMLFSAEIIRTVAEQVKKHKWERLVVDPVMIAKGGAPLLQEEAVAALKEELLPMALVITPNIPEAEALTGVVIRTMDDRREAARLLHRMGARYVVVKGGHDDDGEETVDLLYNGSEFSYFKSKRIDTRHTHGTGCTFAAAIAAELAKGRHPVDAVATAKAFVQSAIAHPLGIGQGHGPTNHWAYRQYGE; this is encoded by the coding sequence ATGGTGTACAAAGCGTTGACGATTGCCGGGTCGGACAGCGGCGGCGGCGCCGGCATTCAGGCTGACTTGAAAACGTTCCAGGAGCTCGGCGTCTTTGGCATGTCAGCGATCACGGCGGTGACGGCGCAAAACACCCTTGGCGTGCAAGGAGTCTATCCGCTCTCGGCGGAAGCAGTCGCCGCCCAGATCGAATCGGTGGCCGCCGATTTAGGCGCGGATGCGGTGAAAACCGGCATGCTCTTTAGTGCCGAGATCATTCGTACGGTTGCTGAACAAGTGAAAAAACATAAATGGGAGCGGCTGGTCGTCGACCCGGTGATGATCGCCAAAGGCGGCGCTCCGCTGTTGCAAGAGGAAGCGGTGGCCGCGCTGAAAGAAGAGCTGCTGCCGATGGCGCTTGTCATTACACCGAACATTCCAGAAGCGGAAGCGTTGACAGGCGTTGTCATCCGCACGATGGATGACCGCCGCGAAGCCGCGCGCCTCCTCCACCGGATGGGCGCCCGCTATGTCGTCGTGAAAGGCGGCCATGACGATGATGGCGAAGAAACCGTCGACTTGCTGTATAACGGCAGCGAATTTTCCTATTTTAAAAGCAAGCGAATTGACACGCGCCATACGCACGGAACCGGGTGTACATTTGCCGCGGCGATCGCCGCTGAGCTGGCGAAAGGGCGGCATCCTGTCGACGCTGTCGCGACGGCGAAGGCGTTTGTGCAATCGGCGATTGCCCACCCGCTCGGCATCGGCCAAGGCCATGGGCCGACGAACCATTGGGCGTACCGCCAATATGGAGAGTGA
- the thiE gene encoding thiamine phosphate synthase: MVRIASGEMKERLAVYFIMGSQNSERPAADVLKEALDGGVTLFQFREKGPGALKGADKEALARQLQRLCRAYGVPFIVNDDVELALAIDADGVHVGQDDEDARRVREKIGDKILGVSAHNVEEAMAAVEAGADYLGVGPIYPTSSKEDAKEAQGPDVLRRLREAGITIPIVAIGGITAANAKTVVEAGADGVSVISAIASAPSPKAAAAALAEAVRAARTR; this comes from the coding sequence ATGGTGCGCATCGCGAGCGGCGAAATGAAGGAGCGGCTGGCTGTTTACTTCATTATGGGAAGCCAAAACAGCGAACGTCCGGCCGCCGATGTGCTGAAAGAAGCGCTTGACGGCGGTGTGACGTTGTTTCAATTCCGCGAAAAAGGGCCGGGCGCTTTAAAAGGGGCGGACAAAGAGGCGCTCGCCCGGCAGCTGCAGCGCCTTTGCCGCGCTTATGGGGTGCCGTTTATCGTCAACGATGACGTCGAGCTGGCCCTCGCCATTGATGCCGACGGCGTCCATGTCGGTCAAGACGATGAGGACGCGCGGCGCGTGCGGGAAAAAATCGGCGATAAAATTTTGGGCGTCTCAGCGCACAACGTCGAAGAAGCGATGGCGGCCGTTGAGGCGGGCGCCGATTACCTCGGCGTCGGCCCGATTTACCCGACCAGTTCGAAAGAGGATGCAAAGGAAGCGCAAGGACCGGATGTTCTCCGCCGCTTGCGCGAAGCCGGCATCACCATTCCAATCGTCGCCATTGGCGGCATTACGGCTGCGAACGCCAAAACCGTTGTGGAAGCCGGGGCGGATGGAGTATCCGTCATCAGCGCCATCGCTTCGGCTCCGTCGCCAAAGGCGGCGGCCGCCGCCTTAGCGGAAGCGGTGCGGGCAGCCCGCACGCGCTGA